From one Rhodamnia argentea isolate NSW1041297 chromosome 1, ASM2092103v1, whole genome shotgun sequence genomic stretch:
- the LOC115740198 gene encoding putative E3 ubiquitin-protein ligase XBAT35: protein MLQRPVQSTAPPAAEDLELTMAINASIQSAMQEVPPHFPAQQGVGTSASTSWSDSAEVTSHGGSSVAAAPAPSKDSCGPSNETAPSAPPANIEVVENGPIQYPSTDLSLIDMSAPVITDLPPVGSSRNKEDGSEETCGVDCLDDPIQGACVPCGHMAGSMSCLEMIKAKKSGCSVHRIKIDQVIRLCPF, encoded by the exons ATGCTTCAA CGGCCGGTTCAGTCAACTGCACCGCCTGCCGCAGAAGATCTGGAATTAACAA TGGCGATCAACGCCTCCATCCAGTCGGCTATGCAGGAGGTGCCACCACATTTTCCTGCTCAGCAAGGTGTCGGGACGAGCGCATCCACAAGTTGGAGTGATTCTGCGGAAGTTACGAGTCACGGTGGTTCGAGTGTGGCAGCTGCGCCGGCTCCATCCAAGGATAGCTGCGGTCCAAGCAATGAAACAG CTCCATCAGCCCCTCCGGCAAATATTGAGGTTGTAGAGAATGGCCCAATTCAATATCCATCCACTGACCTTAGTCTGATTGATATGTCCGCTCCAGTGATCACCGACTTACCACCTGTTGGCTCTAGCCGGAACAAAGAAGATGGAAGTGAAGAGACATGCGGTGTCGATTGTTTGGATGATCCCATTCAGGGAGCTTGCGTGCCGTGTGGGCACATGGCCGGCTCTATGTCTTGCTTGGAGATGATCAAAGCCAAGAAATCCGGGTGCTCGGTTCATCGTATCAAGATTGACCAAGTCATAAGGCTGTGCCCTTTTTGA
- the LOC115740196 gene encoding uncharacterized protein LOC115740196 isoform X2 has translation MPTMSKRATTQEPVSTPSSHASDDQAESKKISLYEQSREERIKANLERMQKLGIVDLSQKLRSSLPPKRTPNRKSSEKCAPVLPPGPVRRSSRLQSVTPISYVEVRLANKDRSSEYEGIVLEEGSKPEIYTEEHEKLLGNTEKNWELFVDGCGKDGKRIYDPIRGKTCHQCRQKTLGYRTQCSQCNMVQGQFCGDCLYMRYGEHVLEAQQNPNWLCPVCRGICNCSLCRQAKGWAPTGIQTGV, from the exons ATGCCGACGATGAGCAAGAGAGCGACGACCCAAGAACCCGTTTCGACCCCGAGCTCGCACGCCAGCGATGACCAAGCCGAGTCCAAGAAGATCTCCCTCTACGAGCAGTCCAGAGAGGAGCGGATCAAAGCTAACCTCGAGAGGATGCAGAAGCTGGGCATCGTCGACCTCTCTCAGAAGCTCCGGTCGTCCTTGCCTCCCAAGCGGACCCCAAATCGCAAGTCGTCTGAGAAGTGCGCTCCGGTCCTGCCGCCCGGTCCCGTTCGACGGTCTTCCAG GTTGCAGAGCGTCACGCCGATAAGCTATGTGGAAGTTCGGTTGGCCAACAAGGATAGGTCTTCGGAATACGAGGGAATAGTTCTGGAAGAGGGCTCGAAGCCGGAGATTTACACAGAGGAGCATGAGAAGCTGTTGGGCAACACTGAGAAAAATTGGGAACTTTTCGTGGATGGGTGCGGGAAAGACGGTAAGCGGATTTATGATCCAATCAGAGGCAAGACTTGCCATCAATGTAG GCAGAAAACTCTTGGCTATCGTACTCAATGCAGCCAATGTAACATGGTGCAGGGACAGTTTTGTGGAGATTGTTTGTACATGAG GTATGGGGAACATGTGCTGGAAGCCCAGCAAAATCCGAACTGGCTATGTCCAGTTTGTCGCGGAATATGCAATTGTAGTTTGTGCCGGCAAGCAAAAGGGTGGGCTCCTACTG GTATCCAAACTGGGGTTTAA
- the LOC115740265 gene encoding GDSL esterase/lipase At2g23540-like → MAWIRPHSLILALLLANVICFQGKADDDGEDSLRLGASFIFGDSLVDAGNNNYLPTLSRANIRPNGIDFTASGGLPTGRYTNGKTIGDIVGELLGQAHYAVPFLAPNTTGKAILTGVNYASGGGGILNATGRIFVNRLSMDIQVDYFNITRQQIDKLLGPSKAKEFITRKSIFSVTIGANDFLNNYMLPVLSIGARISETPDAFIDDMINHLQDQLTRLYKLDARKFVLANVGPIGCIPYQKTINRLNPDECVDLPNKLAKQYNGRLTDLLAELTNKLPGSTFVHANVYDMVMEVITNYDKYGFTTANKACCGNGGQFAGIIPCGPTSSMCSDRSKHVFWDPYHPSEAANILLAKQVVDGDGRYVDPMNLGKLRDV, encoded by the exons ATGGCCTGGATCAGACCTCATTCCCTGATCCTGGCTCTTTTGCTGGCGAACGTCATTTGCTTCCAGGGAAAAGCCGACGACGACGGCGAGGATTCTCTCAGGCTCGGAGCTTCGTTCATCTTTGGCGACTCGTTAGTCGATGCCGGAAACAACAATTATCTGCCGACTCTGTCTCGTGCGAATATACGTCCGAACGGGATCGATTTCACGGCTTCGGGAGGGTTGCCGACCGGGAGGTACACTAATGGGAAGACAATTGGAGACATCGTGG GAGAACTACTGGGACAAGCACATTATGCGGTACCCTTTTTGGCTCCGAACACGACTGGGAAAGCAATACTGACCGGAGTGAATTACGCATCCGGCGGAGGAGGCATTCTGAATGCAACCGGAAGAATTTTC GTCAATAGGCTGAGCATGGACATCCAAGTGGACTACTTCAACATCACAAGACAACAGATTGATAAGCTGCTAGGCCCATCAAAGGCCAAGGAGTTCATAACGAGGAAATCCATCTTCTCCGTCACGATCGGAGCAAACGATTTCCTCAACAATTACATGCTTCCGGTTCTCTCCATCGGTGCCCGGATCTCCGAGACCCCCGACGCCTTCATAGATGACATGATCAACCACTTGCAAGACCAGCTTACG AGGCTTTATAAGCTGGACGCTAGGAAGTTTGTGCTCGCGAACGTCGGCCCGATCGGGTGCATTCCGTACCAGAAGACGATAAATCGGCTGAACCCCGATGAATGCGTCGACTTGCCAAACAAACTCGCGAAGCAGTACAACGGAAGGTTGACGGATTTGCTGGCCGAGCTCACCAACAAACTCCCAGGATCCACTTTTGTCCATGCCAATGTCTACGACATGGTCATGGAAGTCATCACCAACTATGACAAATACG GATTTACGACAGCGAACAAGGCATGTTGCGGAAACGGAGGCCAATTTGCCGGCATAATACCGTGCGGTCCGACCTCTAGCATGTGCTCAGATCGGTCGAAGCACGTGTTTTGGGACCCGTACCACCCTAGCGAGGCCGCGAACATCTTACTTGCCAAGCAGGTGGTCGACGGCGACGGCCGTTACGTCGATCCCATGAATCTCGGAAAACTCCGAGATGTTTGA
- the LOC115740266 gene encoding dof zinc finger protein DOF3.4-like, protein MPSECADRKPAKAAHSHHAAGALPPQEQEHLPCPRCDSTNTKFCYYNNYNFSQPRHFCKSCRRYWTHGGTLRDIPVGGGSRKNAKRSRTASSSPAAAVVLPGVAPPDHHFPASSLLLPFAAGHGGSGDGDGKSSLNVCGSFTSLLNAHGPPGLLALGGFGLGLGPGGLDDMAFGVGRGVWPFQGVGDGVGAGVGSNGGAAGIGNAWQFETSEEGGLVGSAGGGGGGGGDSCFSWPGLAISTAWSGLK, encoded by the coding sequence ATGCCGTCGGAGTGCGCCGACCGCAAGCCTGCGAAGGCCGCCCACAGCCACCACGCCGCCGGGGCTCTCCCCCCGCAGGAGCAGGAGCACCTCCCCTGCCCGCGCTGCGACTCCACCAACACCAAGTTCTGCTACTACAACAACTACAACTTCTCCCAGCCCCGCCACTTCTGCAAGTCCTGCCGCCGCTACTGGACCCACGGCGGCACCCTCAGGGACATCCCCGTCGGCGGCGGCAGCCGCAAGAACGCCAAGCGCTCCCGCACCGCCTCCTCttcccccgccgccgccgtcgtgcTCCCAGGCGTCGCCCCTCCCGATCACCACTTCCCcgcctcctccctcctcctgcCTTTCGCCGCAGGCCACGGCGGGTCTGGCGATGGCGACGGGAAGTCGAGCTTGAACGTGTGCGGGAGCTTCACCTCTCTGTTGAACGCTCACGGGCCTCCTGGGCTCCTGGCTCTGGGGGGgttcgggctcgggctcgggccgGGCGGGCTCGATGACATGGCATTCGGGGTCGGGAGAGGGGTCTGGCCCTTTCAGGGGGTGGGAGACGGTGTCGGCGCTGGCGTAGGGAGCAATGGCGGGGCGGCGGGGATCGGGAACGCGTGGCAGTTCGAGACCAGCGAGGAGGGGGGGCTCGTGGGCAGCGCCGGCggtggcggaggcggaggcggcgaTTCGTGCTTCTCTTGGCCAGGCCTTGCCATCTCCACCGCTTGGAGCGGTCTCAAATGA
- the LOC115740206 gene encoding nuclear pore complex protein NUP58, whose product MSFSFFSTPQPQQQSLSPFQPQQQQLQSTPIWSQQQQQQPQQQIQQQQQQQQQLYLFTTDKTSASYGTKWADLHPDSQKILLQIEEKILEYRVESQKLDQCSRLYDSSVSSDGFEHDASHIVQELGGINTSMERQKALLQELMAAVKDMLRNTEVAVRSFMMMRPRFIHSNVGSSTNATPQSQTPGATVTPSSSGQPASTSAVPVYDFYSGLPKKPSAFLQQTVARFEKYLGACRQWVEELEQLLLLGSDRNGTSLSSSLVESLPKVISNVHDFFVHVAAKVESIHQYIGSMKTAYLADQRRRGDGNDPFLEADRRQTARQEAAAKRVHPTLHLPPVSQPSTQVAGLFASSATPGVSTAPQTSGAIVSAPSGSGLSLFSTPSSAPSMSSSSLFATPSTSAPVSSLFGTAGASPQTPHFGSSSASLFGSASTPSFFGSSAPSLGSAPVGGALFSTPFASGAATGSGASFGNLPKSARPKARTARR is encoded by the exons ATGTCGTTCTCTTTCTTTTCGACTCCACAGCCACAACAGCAATCTCTGTCGCCGTTTCAGccccagcagcagcagctgcagaGCACCCCCATTTGGTcgcaacaacaacagcaacagccTCAGCAACAGattcagcagcagcagcagcagcagcagcagctttaTCTTTTCACGACCGATAAGACCTCGGCGAGTTACGGCACCAAATGGGCGGATCTCCACCCGGATTCTCAGAAGATCCTGCTTCAGATTGA GGAGAAGATTCTAGAATACAGGGTTGAGAGCCAGAAGCTCGATCAATGTAGCCGCCTTTATGATTCTTCTGTTTCCAGTGATGGTTTCGAGCATGATGCGAGTCATATTGTACAG GAGCTTGGTGGAATCAACACCTCTATGGAACGTCAAAAAGCTTTGCTGCAGGAGTTGATGGCTGCCGTCAAAGACATGCTACGCAACACCGAGGTAGCGGTTCGTTCTTTCATGATGATGCGACCAAGGTTCATTCATTCAAATGTTGGAAGCAGTACAAATGCCACACCACAATCCCAAACTCCGGGAGCAACGGTTACTCCGAGTTCAAGCGGTCAACCAGCATCAACCTCTGCAGTTCCCGTGTATGATTTTTATAGTGGACTTCCGAAGAAACCATCTGCCTTTTTACAGCAAACAGTGGCCAGATTTGAGAAGTATCTTGGTGCATGCCGCCAGTGGGTCGAAGAGTTGGAGCAGCTCCTGCTTTTGGGTTCGGACAGGAATGGTACCAGTCTTAGTTCCTCATTGGTGGAATCTCTTCCCAAAGTCATATCAAATGTGCACgatttttttgttcatgttgCAGCCAAG GTGGAGAGCATTCATCAATACATTGGATCAATGAAAACTGCATATCTTGCCGACCAACGCCGTCGAGGTGATGGGAATGATCCATTTCTTGAGGCGGACAGACGCCAGACTGCCAGACAAGAAGCTGCTGCCAAGAGGGTACATCCAACCTTGCATTTGCCTCCAGTTTCTCAACCTTCAACACAAGTTGCTGGTCTTTTTGCCAGCTCTGCAACTCCAGGGGTGTCGACTGCTCCCCAGACGTCTGGGGCAATTGTATCTGCACCATCTGGAAGTGGTTTATCCCTTTTTAGTACACCGTCTTCTGCTCCTTCtatgtcatcatcttctttattTGCAACGCCTAGCACGTCAGCTCcagtttcttctctttttggaacTGCCGGCGCTTCTCCTCAGACACCACACTTTGGTTCTTCATCAGCTTCTTTATTTGGGTCTGCGTCCACTCCCTCTTTTTTCGGAAGTAGTGCTCCATCTTTGGGTTCTGCCCCTGTTGGTGGTGCACTTTTCTCTACACCATTCGCATCAG GTGCTGCAACTGGATCTGGGGCAAGCTTTGGCAATTTACCT AAATCAGCTAGGCCAAAGGCTCGGACAGCTCGTCGTTAG
- the LOC115740084 gene encoding methyl jasmonate esterase 1-like, translated as MAGKETEGEKHFVLVHGACHGAWCWYRASALLKSSGHKVTALDMAASGVHPKQARELNSFVEYAEPLFEFFEGLPRGEKVILVGHSMGGIVISMAMERFPEKIAVAVFIAAIMYGPELSFASALEEYARRLDSYMDSEYAYDDGPEKPPTTLLFGYNFMASKLYQLSPPEDLTLASYLARPIRMFLDEPRLKADEMVMTAKYCSVRRVYIVCDEDLVIKEDLQRWMIERNPMDEVCMISNSDHMVMFSKPLEFCSTLKRIAENYS; from the exons ATGGCGGGCAAAGAAACCGAGGGAGAGAAGCACTTTGTGCTGGTCCACGGGGCTTGCCATGGAGCTTGGTGCTGGTACAGAGCGTCCGCCCTCCTCAAGTCCTCAGGCCACAAGGTCACTGCCTTGGACATGGCCGCTTCAGGGGTCCATCCAAAGCAGGCTCGAGAGCTGAACTCGTTCGTGGAATATGCTGAGCCGCTGTTCGAATTCTTCGAGGGTCTTCCGCGAGGAGAGAAGGTGATCCTGGTGGGGCACAGCATGGGTGGGATTGTGATCTCAATGGCCATGGAGAGGTTTCCTGAGAAAATTGCAGTTGCTGTGTTTATAGCTGCAATCATGTATGGTCCTGAGCTGAGCTTTGCCTCTGCTCTTGAGGAG TATGCTCGCAGGTTGGATTCGTACATGGACTCAGAGTATGCTTATGATGATGGCCCTGAAAAGCCTCCAACCACTTTGCTGTTTGGATACAATTTCATGGCCTCTAAGCTGTATCAACTCTCTCCACCCGAG GATTTGACATTAGCCTCCTACTTGGCGAGACCTATCCGTATGTTTCTGGACGAACCCAGATTGAAGGCGGACGAAATGGTCATGACGGCAAAGTACTGTTCAGTTCGTCGAGTTTACATCGTGTGCGATGAGGACCTCGTGATCAAAGAAGACCTGCAGAGATGGATGATCGAGCGCAACCCGATGGACGAAGTGTGCATGATCTCTAACTCAGATCACATGGTCATGTTCTCTAAGCCGCTGGAGTTTTGCTCTACCCTGAAACGGATTGCAGAAAATTATTCCTGA
- the LOC115740310 gene encoding methyl jasmonate esterase 1-like codes for MEGKQTGRVKHFVLVHGACHGAWCWYRVATVLESSGHKVTALDMAASGVHPKQAKELNSILEYVEPLFEFLEGLPREEKVILVGHSMGGLVLSMAMERFPEKVAVAVFAAAFMPGPELSFRSIGEEHARRLEYRMDSAYAFDDGREQPPTSLLFGYDLLSSKMYQLSPPEDLTLASYLVRPLRMYPDQAKMEEMVAVTKGKYGTVRRVYIVCDQDLILTEDLQRWMVEMNPPDEVKVISASDHMVMFSKPLELCDALGEIAECHYS; via the exons ATGGAGGGCAAACAGACTGGGAGAGTGAAACACTTTGTGCTAGTCCATGGGGCTTGCCATGGAGCTTGGTGCTGGTACAGAGTGGCCACCGTCCTCGAGTCCTCGGGCCACAAGGTCACTGCCTTGGACATGGCCGCTTCAGGGGTCCATCCGAAGCAAGCTAAAGAGTTGAATTCGATACTGGAATATGTCGAGCCTCTCTTTGAATTCTTGGAGGGTCTTCCTCGTGAGGAGAAGGTGATTTTGGTAGGGCATAGCATGGGCGGGCTTGTCCTGTCAATGGCCATGGAGAGATTTCCTGAGAAAGTAGCTGTTGCTGTTTTTGCTGCTGCCTTCATGCCTGGTCCTGAGCTCAGTTTCCGATCCATCGGTGAAGAG CATGCTCGCAGGTTGGAATATCGCATGGACTCGGCATATGCTTTCGATGATGGCCGTGAACAGCCTCCCACTTCCTTGCTATTTGGTTATGATTTACTCTCTTCCAAGATGTATCAACTCTCCCCACCTGAG GATTTGACTTTGGCGTCCTACTTAGTGAGGCCACTTCGCATGTACCCTGACCAAGCCAAGATGGAGGAGATGGTAGCAGTCACGAAGGGCAAATACGGCACCGTCCGCCGTGTTTACATCGTGTGCGACCAAGACCTCATCTTAACTGAAGACCTGCAGAGATGGATGGTGGAGATGAACCCGCCAGATGAAGTGAAGGTGATCTCTGCATCAGATCACATGGTCATGTTCTCTAAGCCACTGGAGCTTTGTGACGCTCTTGGAGAGATTGCCGAGTGTCATTACTCTTGA